The Oligoflexus sp. genome contains the following window.
TCATGCTTCGTACGCGGCGAGCTGCTGTCGTCCCCCCAAAGAGCCGTGAATACGTCCTGATCGGTGACCTCATCAAAATTTTCATAAAATTCGGCGACGGCATGAAAGTGGGGCGGCTGATCGAGAATAATAAGCTCATCCACCTGCCGCTCCAGCTTGCGCGCTGTGTCCGGAGGTGCCACGGGCGCGGCCAGAATCAAACGCTCGGGATGGCGCGACCGCAGATCCTGAATCGCGGCGAACACGGTGGAACCCGTGGCGATGCCATCATCCAGGAGGATGGTCACACGATCCTGGACATCCTGCTTCAGCTGATCAAGCCTCCAGGCCTGCCGGCGTTCCTTCATGCGTGCGAGCTGCCGGGCCTGCGCCTGCTGATAGACCTTGTCGGGGATATCATAGGAAACGACTTCCGGATTTTTATAAAGAAAGCCCCCTTCACTGACCGCACCAATCGCATATTCTTCATAGCCAGGCAGCGAGATCTTGCTGGCGAGAATTATACCCAATTCCCCGTGCAGCTCATCCGCGATGATGCGCC
Protein-coding sequences here:
- a CDS encoding phosphoribosyltransferase — encoded protein: MIFKNRSSAAQQLAVCLSQYKGKNPLIMALPRGAVPMGRIIADELHGELGIILASKISLPGYEEYAIGAVSEGGFLYKNPEVVSYDIPDKVYQQAQARQLARMKERRQAWRLDQLKQDVQDRVTILLDDGIATGSTVFAAIQDLRSRHPERLILAAPVAPPDTARKLERQVDELIILDQPPHFHAVAEFYENFDEVTDQDVFTALWGDDSSSPRTKHEERAAHSTP